A stretch of Cucumis sativus cultivar 9930 chromosome 2, Cucumber_9930_V3, whole genome shotgun sequence DNA encodes these proteins:
- the LOC101219281 gene encoding transcription elongation factor SPT6 homolog, with product MRLDTDEDDREPLDGDDVDGHNMGDEEDEEDEEGEDEYEKDGFIVDDVEEEDEEDVEEREDSDDERQKKKKRKKKEEYVLDEDDYELLEDNNISIQRPKGSKKFKRLKKARRDNLEPSGFSDDEDFVESSRGGRTAEEKLKRSLFGDDEAPLEDIAEEEEQPEEEEDADIGDEDEMADFIVDEEEDEDGAPIRRKKLKKKKSRQAPGVSSTALQEAHEIFGDVDELLQLRKRELDTQEWREKRLEDEFEPIVISEKYMTEKDDQIREIDIPERMQISEESTGSPPTDDASLDDEASWIHGHIANGVSSLSSNASGQDLSVTKDDILRYLDLVHVQKLDIPFISMYRKEEILSLLKDTEHEAGDDQDKNDKAPTLRWHKLLWAIQDLDKKWLLLQKRKKALQSYYKNRYLEEIRTAEHVTRTTLNRQLFDSVNRSLEAAESEREVDDVDSKFNLHFPPGEVGVDEGQFKRPKRKSLYSICSKAGLWEVAGKFGYSSEQFGLQLSLEKMRNDELEDPKETPEEMASNFTCAMFESPQAVLKGARHMAAIEISCEPCVRKHVRSYFMDYAVISTSPTADGNVAIDSFHQFSVVKWLREKPLNRFEDAQWLLIQKAEEEKLLNVTLKLPEKHLNKLISDFNEYYLSDGVSKSAQLWNEQRKLILQDALSGFLLPSMEKEARSLMTSKAKKWLLMEYGKNLWSKVSIGPYQHKENDISSDEEAAPRVMACCWGPGKPATTFVMLDSSGEVLDVLYTGSLTLRSQNVNDQQRKKNDQERVLKFMTDHQPHVVVLGAVNLSCTRLKDDIYEIIFKMVEENPRDVGHEMDGLSIVYGDESLPRLYENSRISSDQLQGQSGIVKRAVALGRYLQNPLAMVATLCGPGREILSWKLNPLENFLTPDEKYGMVEQVMVDVTNQVGLDTNLAISHEWLFSPLQFIAGLGPRKAASLQRSLVRAGSIFTRKDFVTAHGLGKKVFVNAVGFLRVRRSGLAASSSQFIDLLDDTRIHPESYALAQELAKDVFDEDVKGDANDDEDAEMAIEHVRDRPHLLRTLDVDEYAKSKKREDKIETFLDIKRELMQGFQDWRKQYEEPSQDEEFYMISGETEDTLAEGRIVQATVRKVLGQKAICGLESGLTGMLMKEDYADDSRDISDLSDRLREGDIVTCKIKSIQKNRYQVFLVCKESEMRSNRHQITQNLDPYYHEDRSSLQSEQEKSRKEKELAKKHFKPRMIVHPRFQNITADEAMELLSDKDPGESIVRPSSRGPSFLTLTLKIYDGVYAHKDIVEGGKEHKDITSLLRIGKTLKIGEDTFEDLDEVMDRYVDPLVAHLKAMLSYRKFRRGTKAEVDELMKIEKSEYPMRIIYGFGISHEHPGTFILTYIRSTNPHHEYIGLYPKGFKFRKRMFEDIDRLVAYFQRHIDDPQHDSAPSIRSVAAMVPMRSPATGGSSAASAGSPWGGSSHEGGWRSQSFDRDRSSTPGSRTGRNDNRNSSGRDGHPSGLPRPYGGRGRGRGSYNNNRGNNDRSDSGYDGSRWDSSSKDGDDGLSNFPGAKIHNSPGKEAFPGGWSSGGGGGGNGWNESSGGGGGGGGGGGSGSGGGGSGSGGGGWGGTGGNSKGNWSGSGGSNSGGWGS from the exons ATGCGGCTCGATACTG ATGAGGACGACCGTGAACCACTTGACGGTGACGATGTCGACGGTCACAACATGGGGGAcgaggaagacgaagaagatg aaGAAGGAGAGGACGAGTATGAAAAGGATGGTTTCATAGTTGAtgatgttgaagaagaagatgaagaagatgtgGAAGAGAGGGAAGACAGTGATGATGAAaggcagaagaagaagaaacggAAGAAAAA GGAGGAGTATGTGCTTGATGAAGATGATTATGAACTCCTTGAGGACAACAATATTAGTATTCAACGGCCAAAG GGAAGCAAGAAGTTTAAGAGGCTTAAAAAAGCTCGGAGGGACAATTTGGAGCCATCTGGGTTTTCAGATGATGAAGATTTTGTAGAAAGCAGCAGAGGTGGACGAACTGCTGAGGAAAAACTTAAACGTAGCTTGTTCGGTGATGATGAAG CTCCACTTGAGGATATTGCGGAAGAGGAGGAACAACctgaagaggaagaagacgCTGACATTGGAGATGAGGATGAAATGGCTGATTTCATTgtagatgaagaagaagacgaagatgGGGCTCCCataag gaggaagaagttgaagaaaaaaaagtccaGGCAAGCACCTGGTGTTTCATCAACTGCTTTGCAGGAGGcacatgaaatttttggtgATGTCGATGAACTCCTTCAACTTCGCAAGAGAGAATTGGATACTCAAGAGTGGCGTGAGAAGAGATTAGAAGATGAATTTGAACCAATTGTAATTTCTGAGAAGTATATGACAGAAAAGGATGACCAGATAAGGGAAATAGATATACCCGAAAGAATGCAG ATTTCCGAGGAAAGCACTGGGTCTCCTCCTACGGATGATGCAAGTCTGGATGATGAAGCCTCATGGATACATGGTCATATTGCAAATGGAGTGAGCTCTTTGTCTAGCAATGCCAGTGGGCAAGACTTATCTGTAACAAAGGATGATATTCTGCGGTATCTGGATCTTGTACATGTCCAAAAATTAGAT ATACCATTCATTTCCATGTATAGGAAGGAGGAGATCCTAAGCTTGTTAAAAGATACAGAACATGAAGCTGGTGATGATCAGGATAAAAACGATAAAGCACCAACATTAAGGTGGCATAAG TTACTTTGGGCAATTCAAGACTTGGACAAAAAGTGGCTGCTTCTTCAAAAGCGAAAAAAGGCTCTTCaatcatattataaaaacCGATATTTGGAGGAGATACGTACAGCTGAACATGTAACTAGAACCACACTAAATCGCCAGCTTTTTGACTCTGTGAATAGATCTCTCGAGGCCGCTGAATCAGAGAGAGAGGTAGATGATGTTGactctaaatttaatttgcatTTTCCTCCTGGTGAAGTTGGTGTTGATGAAGGACAATTCAAAAGGCCTAAAAGGAAATCACTGTACAGTATATGTAGTAAGGCTGGTTTATGGGAGGTTGCAGGAAAATTTGGTTATAGCTCTGAGCAATTTGGGTTGCAGCTGTCCTTAGAAAAAATG agaAATGATGAGTTGGAGGATCCAAAGGAAACACCTGAAGAGATGGCATCAAACTTTACCTGTGCAATGTTTGAGAGTCCTCAAGCTGTACTCAAGGGAGCTAGGCATATG GCTGCTATTGAGATTAGTTGTGAACCTTGTGTAAGGAAGCATGTTAGAAGCTACTTTATGGACTATGCCGTGATATCAACAAGTCCTACTGCAGATGGAAATGTTGCAATAGAttcttttcatcaattttcaGTTGTTAAGTGGCTCCGTGAAAAGCCATTGAATAGATTTGAGGATGCACAATGGCTTCTTATTCAGAAGgctgaagaagaaaaacttctGAATGTCACTCTCAAGCTACCTGAAAAGCATTTGAATAAGTTGATAAGTGACTTTAATGAATATTATCTTAGCGATGGGGTTAGCAAATCTGCTCAGCTTTGGAATGAGCAGAGAAAGTTGATATTGCAGGATGCACTTTCTGGTTTTCTTCTGCCTTCAATGGAGAAAGAAGCAAGATCCCTGATGACCAGTAAAGCTAAAAAGTGGTTACTTATGGAATATGGAAAGAATTTATGGAGTAAAGTATCTATTGGTCCATATCAacacaaagaaaatgatattagTTCTGATGAAGAAGCTGCCCCAAGGGTAATGGCATGCTGTTGGGGTCCTGGAAAACCAGCTACCACCTTTGTGATGCTAGACTCATCAGGCGAGGTGCTTGATGTTCTTTACACTGGATCTCTCACCCTACGTTCTCAAAATGTGAATGACCAGCAACGGAAGAAAAATGATCAAGAGCGAGTTTTGAAGTTCATGACAGATCATCAACCACATGTTGTCGTTTTAGGAGCTGTTAATTTATCTTGTACACGATTGAAGGATGATATTTACGAG ATTATTTTTAAGATGGTGGAGGAGAATCCTAGAGACGTTGGACATGAGATGGATGGATTAAGCATTGTATACGGCGATGAGTCCCTTCCTCGTCTCTATGAAAATTCTAGGATTTCCTCTGACCAATTGCAAGGGCAATCAG gCATTGTGAAGCGTGCTGTTGCTCTTGGACGTTATCTGCAAAATCCACTAGCTATGGTTGCGACACTTTGTGGTCCAGGAAGGGAGATTTTATCTTGGAAACTAAATCCTTTGGAGAATTTTTTGACCCCGGATGAAAAATATGGGATGGTTGAACAGGTCATGGTGGATGTGACAAACCAGGTTGGCCTGGATACTAATTTGGCTATAAGCCATGAATGGTTGTTCAGCCCATTGCAATTCATAGCTGGTCTAGGACCAAGGAAGGCAGCTTCTTTACAGAGATCCTTGGTGAGGGCTGGATCAATTTTCACACGGAAGGACTTCGTTACAGCACATGGCCTTGGTAAAAAAGTATTTGTTAATGCAGTTGGGTTCTTGCGTGTTAGGCGGAGTGGGTTGGCTGCAAGCAGTAGCCAATTTATAGATTTGTTGGATGATACGAGAATTCACCCAGAATCATATGCTCTGGCACAAGAGTTAGCAAAAGATGTTTTTGATGAAGATGTTAAAGGTGATGCAAATGACGATGAGGATGCAGAGATGGCCATAGAGCATGTTAGAGACCGGCCTCATTTACTAAGGACTCTTGATGTTGATGAATATGCCAAGAGCAAGAAACGAGAAGATAAAATAGAGACTTTTCTTGACATAAAAAGGGAACTGATGCAGGGTTTTCAGGATTGGCGTAAGCAATATGAAGAGCCCAGTCAGGATGAAGAGTTTTACATGATATCTGGTGAAACTGAGGACACCCTTGCGGAGGGGAGAATTGTGCAGGCTACAGTCCGCAAGGTGCTAGGTCAAAAAGCAATTTGTGGACTTGAATCTGGATTGACTGGGATGCTTATGAAAGAAGATTATGCAGATGATTCTAGAGATATCTCTGATTTGTCTGACAGGTTGCGTGAGGGGGACATCGTTACTTGCAAGATCAAATCAATTCAGAAGAATAGGTACCAGGTTTTCCTTGTTTGTAAGGAGAGTGAGATGAGAAGTAACCGGCACCAGATTACTCAGAATCTTGATCCTTACTATCATGAAGATCGAAGCAGCCTACAGAGTGAGCAAGAAAAGTCTCGAAAAGAGAAGGAACTTgcaaaaaagcatttcaagcCAAGAATGATTGTTCACCCTCGATTCCAGAATATAACAGCAGATGAAGCAATGGAG CTCTTGTCTGACAAGGATCCTGGTGAAAGTATTGTTCGACCTAGTTCTCGTGGGCCTTCTTTTTTGACTTTGACGCTTAAAATTTACGATGGAGTATATGCTCACAAAGATATAGTTGAAGGTGGAAAGGAGCATAAAGACATCACTAGCTTGCTGCGAATTGGGAAGACCCTGAAAATTGGGGAGGACACTTTTGAGGATCTGGATGAG GTGATGGATCGTTATGTTGATCCTTTAGTTGCTCACTTAAAGGCAATGCTAAGCTATCGCAAGTTTAGGAGGGGCACAAAAGCAGAAGTTGATGAACTTATGAAGATTGAGAAGTCAGAGTATCCAATGAGAATAATTTATGGTTTTGGAATATCTCATGAACATCCGGGTACATTCATTTTGACATACATACGAAGTACCAATCCACACCATGAATATATTGGTCTCTATCCAAAGGGATTCAAATTTAGGAAAAGAATGTTTGAAgatattgatagacttgtagCGTATTTTCAAAGGCACATCGATGATCCCCAACATGATTCAGCACCATCAATTAGATCAGTTGCTGCTATGGTACCAATGCGGAGTCCTGCAACTGGTGGCTCTTCAGCAGCATCTGCAGGTAGCCCTTGGGGTGGTTCATCACATGAAGGTGGCTGGAGAAGCCAGTCATTTGACAGGGATCGTTCTTCTACTCCTGGGTCTAGAACAG GGAGAAATGACAACAGAAACTCTAGTGGTCGTGATGGACATCCAAGTGGTCTGCCTAGACCATATGGAGGACGTGGGCGTGGTCGAGGCTCATACAATAATAACAGAGGGAATAATGATCGGTCAGATTCTGGTTATGATGGCTCCAGATGGGATTCATCTTCCAAGGATGGGGATGATGGATTAAGCAACTTCCCAGGAGCTAAAATTCATAATTCACCAGGCAAAGAAGCCTTTCCTGGTGGCTGGAGCTCCGGTGGGGGTGGGGGTGGTAATGGATGGAATGAGAGCagtggcggcggcggcggcggtggtggtggtggtggcaGTGGCAGTGGTGGTGGTGGCAGTGGCAGTGGCGGTGGGGGTTGGGGTGGGACTGGTGGAAATTCCAAAGGAAATTGGAGTGGTTCTGGTGGAAGCAACAGTGGGGGGTGGGGTTCTTAA